The following are from one region of the Biomphalaria glabrata chromosome 4, xgBioGlab47.1, whole genome shotgun sequence genome:
- the LOC106056108 gene encoding NADH dehydrogenase [ubiquinone] 1 beta subcomplex subunit 11, mitochondrial-like — MATLLRSVGRQGRALQTLVNNKSFRSLIFPLLKHKASISTSEKKKDVGAVVQPMEKSEELKKLTEKFKDTSDTEENYVSYGYEPGNRDKDWFLYHMIMFACISLGVCWGGFILAYMPDYKLRDWSHREAFLELERREREGLPLVDPDYTKIELSSLPSDDEIGDTEIVI; from the exons ATGGCGACTTTGTTGAGGTCGGTCGGCCGACAAGGTCGGGCCTTACAAACACTTGTCAATAATAAGTCCTTTCGTTCATTGATATTTCCACTGCTGAAGCATAAAGCTTCTATTTCTacatcagaaaagaaaaaagatgttGGTGCAGTTGTGCAACCGATGGAGAAGTCAGAGGAATTAAAAAAGTTGACCGAAAAATTCAAAGATACTTCTGACACTGAAGAG aATTATGTATCCTATGGTTATGAACCGGGTAACCGTGACAAAGATTGGTTTCTGTACCATATGATAATGTTTGCTTGCATTAGTCTTGGTGTATGCTGGGGAGGATTTATTCTAGCATATATGCCTGATTACAA ATTGAGAGATTGGAGTCATCGTGAAGCATTTTTGGAGTtggaaagaagagaaagagaaggtcTCCCCCTGGTGGATCCTGACTATACtaaaattgaattgagtagtctCCCTTCAGATGATGAAATTGGAGATACAGAAATTGTAATCTAA